In Hahella sp. KA22, one genomic interval encodes:
- a CDS encoding F0F1 ATP synthase subunit epsilon, with translation MGISVHCDIVSAEQEIFSGLVEMVIAAGSEGDLGITPGHTPLLTALNPGPVRIIKQGGEEEVFFVTGGFLEVQPNMVTILSDSAQRAGDMDEAAALEAKKEAEKALANRGGDFEYSRAASQLAEAAARLRTIQQMRNKLKR, from the coding sequence ATGGGTATAAGTGTGCATTGCGATATCGTTAGTGCGGAACAGGAGATCTTCTCTGGCCTGGTGGAGATGGTTATCGCCGCCGGCAGTGAAGGCGACCTGGGCATCACGCCGGGTCACACCCCCCTGCTAACTGCGCTAAACCCCGGTCCGGTTAGGATCATCAAGCAAGGCGGTGAAGAGGAAGTATTTTTCGTTACTGGCGGATTCCTCGAAGTACAGCCGAACATGGTGACCATCCTATCGGATAGCGCGCAACGTGCGGGCGATATGGACGAAGCCGCTGCTCTGGAAGCGAAGAAAGAAGCCGAGAAGGCCCTGGCCAATCGCGGCGGAGACTTCGAGTACTCCAGAGCTGCATCGCAGTTGGCCGAGGCCGCTGCAAGGCTCCGCACCATCCAGCAAATGCGTAATAAGTTGAAGCGCTAA
- the atpD gene encoding F0F1 ATP synthase subunit beta, whose translation MSSGQIVQIIGAVIDVEFPRDTVPKVYDALKVEGGATTLEVQQQLGDGIVRTIAMGSTEGLRRGLQVENTNAPISVPVGTQTLGRIMDVLGNPIDEKGPIGEEERMPIHRNAPGYADQSSSRDLLETGIKVIDLVCPFAKGGKVGLFGGAGVGKTVNMMELINNIAKEHSGLSVFAGVGERTREGNDFYYEMEESNVLDKVAMVYGQMNEPPGNRLRVALTGLTMAEKFRDEGRDVLLFVDNIYRYTLAGTEVSALLGRMPSAVGYQPTLAEEMGVLQERITSTKVGSITSVQAVYVPADDLTDPSPATTFSHLDATVVLSRDIAAKGIYPAIDPLDSTSRQLDPLVIGQEHYDVARGVQTVLQRYKELKDIIAILGMDELSEEDKQIVSRARKIERFLSQPFHVAEVFTGSPGKYVSLKDTIRGFKGILDGEFDHLPEQAFYMVGGIEEAVEKAKKTK comes from the coding sequence ATGAGTAGCGGACAAATAGTGCAGATTATCGGGGCGGTTATCGACGTCGAATTTCCGCGCGATACAGTGCCCAAAGTCTATGATGCTTTAAAAGTTGAAGGCGGAGCCACAACACTGGAAGTTCAGCAGCAGCTGGGCGACGGTATCGTGCGCACAATCGCCATGGGAAGCACCGAAGGTCTACGCCGCGGTCTTCAAGTAGAAAACACCAACGCTCCTATCTCAGTACCAGTCGGAACCCAGACTCTGGGCCGCATCATGGACGTACTGGGTAACCCGATTGACGAAAAAGGTCCTATCGGCGAAGAAGAGCGTATGCCTATTCACCGTAACGCTCCTGGTTACGCAGATCAGTCTTCTTCTCGCGACCTGCTGGAAACCGGCATCAAGGTTATCGACTTGGTATGTCCTTTCGCGAAAGGCGGTAAAGTCGGCCTGTTCGGTGGCGCGGGTGTAGGTAAGACCGTAAACATGATGGAGCTGATCAACAACATCGCGAAAGAGCACTCCGGTCTTTCTGTATTCGCGGGTGTTGGTGAGCGGACTCGTGAAGGTAACGACTTCTACTACGAGATGGAAGAGTCCAACGTACTGGACAAAGTAGCGATGGTTTACGGGCAGATGAATGAGCCCCCAGGAAACCGTCTGCGTGTTGCTTTGACTGGTCTGACCATGGCGGAGAAATTCCGTGACGAAGGTCGTGACGTTCTGTTGTTCGTTGACAACATTTACCGTTACACCCTGGCGGGAACTGAAGTATCAGCTCTGCTGGGTCGTATGCCTTCCGCAGTAGGTTATCAGCCGACTCTGGCTGAGGAAATGGGCGTTCTGCAGGAGCGTATCACTTCCACTAAAGTTGGCTCCATTACTTCCGTTCAGGCCGTATACGTACCTGCGGATGACTTGACTGACCCCTCTCCAGCAACCACGTTCTCTCACTTGGATGCGACAGTTGTATTGAGCCGGGATATCGCCGCAAAAGGTATCTACCCTGCGATCGACCCGCTGGATTCCACCAGTCGTCAGCTGGACCCGCTGGTTATCGGTCAGGAGCACTACGACGTGGCGCGTGGCGTACAGACCGTACTGCAGCGTTACAAAGAGCTGAAAGACATTATTGCGATCCTGGGTATGGACGAGCTGTCTGAAGAAGATAAGCAGATCGTATCCCGTGCGCGTAAAATTGAGCGTTTCTTGTCTCAGCCTTTCCACGTTGCGGAAGTATTTACCGGTTCTCCGGGCAAATACGTGTCTCTGAAAGACACTATCCGCGGCTTTAAAGGTATTCTTGATGGCGAATTCGACCACCTTCCAGAACAGGCGTTCTACATGGTTGGCGGTATCGAAGAGGCGGTTGAGAAAGCCAAGAAGACTAAATAA
- a CDS encoding AAA family ATPase, giving the protein MQLPKHYVLAVYKDTGVRQYRGNPFIEALPPILTVEQVGLSLKGNVQIEASDRLAGQKARMHMVVSLLDDYFQPLSQHIQLEERIAMMIRRGYVGRNLSDGSLNRRLQEGYELIKAGGIKSATFSSEKTTARSMSLIGISGSGKSSSLKRVLETYPQVIYHESANFIQLTYLKVECPSDGDLESLCLNFFSAVDAILGTDYERRYAKQRLSVPKMLALMRQTATNRAIGVLVIDEIQRLSQVRSGGKEQMLEFFVELVNQVGVPVVLVGTPKARPIFELELQSGRRSAGIGSIYWETIPQKMKTKEGVQDHPNWKNFSNNLWKYQWLLYGNEPLTDEVRDCWYDLSQGVLDIVVKLFVLAQLRAIATKRERITAAILKSVYEQELKPVHPMLAAIRSGNPDLIIKYSDLRVIDIERRLLELGELILSSSQKKEQDAFGGNQEAARLYNLMLQLDEQYDPELLIPLIKRLFKEQPELKTVHMLPVLSEWYSEQKASHPKKEKAIANKISRNEWRTLGGEDLRYIFSESEGSGMYAAIQRRGLIFNLEDWAVGT; this is encoded by the coding sequence ATGCAATTGCCAAAGCATTACGTCCTGGCAGTTTATAAGGACACCGGTGTTCGCCAGTACCGCGGTAACCCTTTCATTGAGGCGCTACCGCCCATTCTAACAGTCGAGCAGGTCGGCTTGAGTTTGAAAGGAAATGTGCAAATCGAAGCTTCTGACCGTTTGGCTGGCCAGAAGGCCAGAATGCATATGGTAGTTTCGCTCTTGGACGACTACTTCCAACCTCTTTCCCAGCATATTCAGCTAGAGGAACGGATAGCGATGATGATCCGTCGCGGGTACGTCGGGCGGAACCTAAGTGATGGATCACTCAATCGTCGGCTTCAAGAAGGATATGAGTTAATAAAGGCGGGAGGCATTAAGTCGGCGACGTTTTCGAGTGAGAAAACCACGGCGCGAAGCATGTCGCTGATTGGCATTTCAGGTAGTGGTAAAAGCAGCTCCCTGAAGCGTGTACTGGAAACTTACCCCCAAGTGATTTATCACGAGTCTGCAAACTTCATTCAGCTAACCTACTTAAAAGTAGAGTGTCCAAGTGATGGCGACTTGGAAAGTCTTTGTCTGAATTTTTTTAGTGCGGTCGACGCCATCCTGGGTACTGACTATGAGAGAAGATACGCTAAGCAAAGACTCTCGGTTCCGAAAATGCTGGCTTTAATGCGCCAAACCGCAACAAATCGAGCGATTGGTGTTTTGGTTATAGATGAGATCCAACGTCTCAGCCAAGTACGCTCTGGTGGTAAAGAGCAAATGTTGGAGTTTTTCGTAGAGTTGGTAAATCAGGTGGGTGTGCCTGTGGTGCTTGTGGGTACGCCAAAAGCGAGGCCCATATTTGAGTTGGAGCTTCAATCGGGACGACGAAGTGCAGGTATTGGATCAATATATTGGGAGACAATACCGCAAAAAATGAAGACAAAAGAGGGAGTCCAGGACCATCCCAACTGGAAAAATTTCTCAAATAATCTTTGGAAATACCAATGGTTACTCTACGGCAATGAGCCATTGACTGATGAGGTTCGCGATTGCTGGTATGACTTATCTCAGGGGGTCTTGGATATAGTTGTTAAGCTGTTTGTGCTGGCGCAGCTCAGAGCTATCGCCACGAAAAGAGAGCGTATTACGGCCGCGATTCTTAAGTCTGTTTATGAGCAGGAGCTTAAACCCGTCCACCCTATGTTAGCCGCGATCAGGTCCGGGAATCCTGACCTAATTATTAAGTACTCTGACCTTCGAGTAATTGATATTGAAAGACGATTGTTAGAGCTGGGTGAGCTCATTCTTTCCTCGTCTCAGAAGAAAGAGCAGGATGCTTTTGGCGGCAACCAAGAAGCGGCTAGACTTTACAATTTAATGCTGCAGCTGGATGAGCAGTATGATCCTGAGTTACTAATTCCTCTGATCAAACGGTTATTCAAAGAACAACCAGAGCTGAAGACGGTGCATATGCTACCGGTCCTTTCTGAATGGTACAGCGAACAGAAGGCATCACATCCTAAGAAAGAGAAAGCTATTGCCAATAAAATTTCACGGAATGAATGGCGCACATTGGGAGGTGAAGATTTGCGTTATATATTCTCAGAGTCAGAAGGCTCGGGTATGTACGCTGCGATACAGCGACGAGGACTGATCTTTAACTTGGAAGATTGGGCTGTTGGTACATAG
- a CDS encoding TnsA endonuclease C-terminal domain-containing protein gives MGKKRYWNSEAKNARWIKEGRGKGTGKDYKPWLTVRDVPSEGRSHRLFGHLTHRTHHLLSDLELATFLLVQWRDLTTDIREQFPLDLAITQRLCNEAGVRHPIQNGVPQFMSSDFLVSTSDKSNPQFVLQVKASSALEDPRTIEKLEIERRYWWEKEVPWYLVTEKDIPRVVFTNIDWFYSLQAPDFSLEDESRFFEFYSVHLKQNPRLTIIDLCKQLDAAYSLELGESLYQLRSLLARRYFHFDITIPFNKLRCNDMIYESLDVVVELQNVSGK, from the coding sequence ATGGGTAAAAAACGGTATTGGAACTCCGAAGCGAAGAATGCTCGTTGGATCAAGGAGGGTCGTGGAAAGGGGACAGGCAAGGACTATAAACCTTGGCTTACCGTTAGAGATGTTCCTTCTGAGGGCCGCTCACACCGCTTATTTGGCCATTTAACCCACCGCACACACCACCTCCTTTCTGATTTAGAACTCGCCACTTTTCTGTTGGTTCAGTGGCGTGATCTGACCACTGATATTCGTGAACAATTCCCGTTAGATTTGGCGATAACCCAAAGGCTCTGCAATGAGGCTGGCGTAAGGCACCCCATTCAAAATGGCGTGCCTCAATTTATGAGTAGTGACTTTCTGGTGTCGACGAGTGATAAGAGCAATCCTCAGTTTGTGCTGCAGGTGAAAGCTAGCTCAGCACTGGAAGATCCAAGAACTATTGAGAAGTTAGAGATTGAGCGCCGCTATTGGTGGGAGAAAGAAGTTCCATGGTATCTAGTCACTGAGAAGGATATCCCGAGGGTCGTCTTCACCAATATTGATTGGTTCTACAGCCTCCAGGCTCCGGACTTCAGTTTGGAGGATGAGTCTCGCTTTTTTGAGTTCTACTCAGTCCACCTTAAGCAAAATCCTCGACTCACAATCATTGATCTGTGTAAGCAGTTAGATGCCGCCTATTCTCTTGAGTTAGGTGAAAGTTTGTATCAACTAAGATCCCTTCTGGCCAGGAGGTACTTTCACTTTGACATTACGATTCCATTCAACAAGCTACGGTGTAATGACATGATTTATGAGTCGCTTGATGTCGTTGTGGAGCTTCAGAATGTATCAGGTAAATGA
- the atpG gene encoding F0F1 ATP synthase subunit gamma — translation MAVGKEIKTQIASIKSTQKITSAMQLVAASKMRKAQQRMAAGRPYADRIRSVISHIATANPEYRHLYLQEREAKRVGYIVVSTDRGLCGGLNVNAFREMMRSMKEWRDKGAEVDLCAVGQKAISFFRNYGGNVVAALSHLGDEPSLTKIVGSVKVMLDAYAEGKIDRLYLVHNRFVNTMTQKPTVAQLLPLPPAEDDEMIRRHWDYIYEPDAKGLLDGLLTRFIESQVYQAVVENNACEQAARMIAMKSATDNAGGIINELELAYNKARQAAITQEISEIVSGAAAV, via the coding sequence ATGGCCGTCGGAAAAGAGATTAAAACCCAAATCGCAAGTATTAAGAGCACGCAGAAAATTACTAGCGCGATGCAACTCGTCGCCGCCAGTAAAATGCGTAAAGCTCAACAGCGAATGGCGGCGGGTCGGCCTTATGCTGATCGCATACGCAGCGTCATAAGCCATATCGCTACTGCGAATCCAGAATATCGACATCTGTATCTGCAAGAACGCGAAGCTAAAAGAGTTGGCTATATCGTGGTCTCTACTGACCGCGGACTCTGTGGCGGTTTGAACGTTAACGCTTTCCGCGAAATGATGCGCTCCATGAAAGAATGGCGCGATAAAGGCGCGGAAGTCGATTTGTGCGCTGTAGGGCAAAAAGCGATCAGCTTTTTCCGTAACTATGGCGGTAACGTCGTCGCTGCATTGAGCCACTTGGGGGATGAACCATCCCTTACCAAGATCGTGGGCTCCGTAAAGGTCATGCTGGACGCTTATGCGGAAGGCAAGATCGACCGTTTGTACCTGGTCCATAACCGCTTCGTAAACACCATGACGCAGAAGCCTACCGTGGCGCAGCTGTTGCCTCTTCCCCCTGCGGAAGATGATGAAATGATACGTCGCCATTGGGACTACATTTACGAGCCTGACGCTAAAGGCTTGTTGGATGGGTTGCTGACCCGCTTTATTGAGTCCCAGGTATATCAAGCTGTCGTGGAAAATAACGCCTGTGAACAGGCCGCGCGGATGATCGCTATGAAGAGCGCGACCGACAACGCCGGCGGAATCATCAACGAGCTGGAGTTGGCGTACAACAAAGCTCGTCAGGCGGCGATCACTCAAGAGATCTCCGAGATCGTGAGTGGCGCAGCGGCGGTATAG
- the glmS gene encoding glutamine--fructose-6-phosphate transaminase (isomerizing), with protein sequence MCGIVGAIAQRDVSAILLEGLKRLEYRGYDSAGMAVVEAANKIQRQREVGKVAALEEAITKYPLPGRTGIAHTRWATHGKPSVTNAHPHMSGENLAIVHNGIIENYEALRQDLRNKGYEFTSETDTEVVAHLIDSMYQETGDMMQAFRKTIAQLHGAYALAVVHSSEPNRILAAREGSPLVVGVGIGENFLASDALALLQVTDRFIYLEEGDITEVTLEKITVWDGSGAKVERPVVRFEHGGLDSVEKGEYRHYMMKEIYEQPKVIKATLEGRISGDHILEQVLGADAANVFDGVGSVQIVACGTSYHSGLVARYWIEELVGIPCQVEVASEYRYRKHVVQSDMLFVTISQSGETADTLAALRQAKKAGFKSALAICNVPGSSLVRESDLTVMTQAGPEIGVASTKAFTTQLVALLILTIALGRRHGLTKEKEAELVEGLKALPDLIQKVLDLDDVINKTSEAFAEKHHSLFLGRGSMYPVAMEGALKLKEISYIHAEAYPAGELKHGPLALVDKDMPVITVAPNNELLEKLKSNLQEVRARGGELYVFADADVALEEEPGVHVIPIPAVHDILAPIVYTVPLQLLSYHVAVLKGTDVDQPRNLAKSVTVE encoded by the coding sequence ATGTGTGGCATAGTTGGGGCGATAGCCCAGCGGGATGTCTCCGCGATTCTGCTAGAAGGCCTGAAACGTCTTGAATACCGCGGATATGATTCCGCAGGCATGGCCGTTGTTGAAGCGGCGAATAAAATCCAGCGTCAGCGTGAAGTGGGCAAAGTCGCCGCGCTGGAAGAAGCTATCACTAAATATCCTCTGCCTGGACGCACGGGTATTGCTCATACCCGTTGGGCGACTCACGGTAAGCCTAGCGTCACCAACGCTCACCCACACATGTCAGGCGAAAATCTCGCTATCGTGCATAACGGCATTATTGAGAACTATGAAGCCCTGCGCCAGGATCTGCGTAACAAAGGCTACGAGTTCACCTCCGAGACGGATACTGAAGTCGTCGCGCATCTGATCGACAGCATGTATCAGGAAACCGGCGATATGATGCAGGCGTTCAGGAAGACCATTGCACAGCTGCACGGCGCTTATGCGTTGGCGGTAGTGCACTCTTCAGAGCCTAATCGTATCCTGGCTGCTCGCGAAGGCAGTCCTTTGGTGGTTGGCGTGGGTATCGGCGAGAATTTCCTGGCTTCCGACGCCTTAGCTCTGTTGCAGGTGACAGACCGCTTTATCTATCTCGAAGAAGGCGATATCACCGAAGTTACTCTGGAAAAGATCACTGTTTGGGATGGTTCCGGCGCGAAAGTGGAACGTCCGGTCGTGCGTTTTGAGCATGGCGGACTGGATAGCGTCGAAAAGGGCGAATATCGCCACTACATGATGAAGGAAATCTACGAGCAGCCTAAAGTGATCAAGGCGACTCTGGAAGGCCGCATCAGCGGCGACCACATTCTTGAGCAGGTTCTGGGCGCGGACGCGGCCAATGTGTTTGACGGCGTTGGCTCAGTGCAGATCGTAGCGTGCGGCACCAGCTACCACTCGGGTCTTGTCGCCAGATACTGGATTGAAGAACTGGTCGGTATCCCCTGCCAGGTCGAAGTAGCCAGCGAATACCGCTATCGCAAGCACGTCGTGCAGTCAGACATGCTGTTTGTCACCATCTCCCAGTCAGGTGAAACCGCCGATACGCTGGCCGCTTTGCGTCAGGCTAAAAAGGCTGGCTTCAAATCCGCATTGGCGATTTGTAACGTTCCTGGCAGCTCCCTGGTGCGTGAATCCGATCTGACCGTAATGACCCAGGCTGGTCCTGAAATTGGCGTTGCGTCCACCAAGGCTTTCACCACGCAGCTGGTTGCTCTGTTAATCCTGACCATCGCGCTGGGAAGACGTCATGGCTTGACCAAAGAGAAAGAAGCAGAATTGGTGGAAGGCCTCAAAGCCCTGCCAGACCTGATTCAGAAAGTGCTGGATCTGGATGACGTCATCAACAAAACCTCCGAAGCTTTCGCAGAGAAGCACCATTCTCTGTTCCTGGGACGCGGCTCCATGTATCCCGTTGCTATGGAAGGCGCTCTGAAGCTGAAGGAGATCTCATACATTCATGCGGAAGCCTACCCAGCAGGTGAGTTGAAACATGGTCCTCTGGCGCTTGTGGACAAGGATATGCCGGTTATCACCGTCGCACCCAACAACGAGCTGCTGGAGAAATTGAAATCCAACCTGCAGGAAGTCCGCGCGCGCGGCGGTGAGCTTTACGTATTCGCGGATGCGGACGTGGCGCTGGAAGAAGAGCCTGGCGTACATGTCATCCCTATCCCAGCTGTACACGACATCCTGGCGCCTATCGTTTACACCGTCCCGTTGCAGTTGCTGTCCTACCACGTCGCCGTACTCAAGGGCACCGACGTAGACCAGCCGCGCAACCTGGCGAAGAGCGTGACGGTGGAGTAA
- a CDS encoding Mu transposase C-terminal domain-containing protein — MYQVNEVLSLDGALYRVLKIVGNHLVWISVEEKAAFPTVEELSSIEKLVLDEKLVRAEDPYAYLLNEMPEPGSKAAEKRDNHFQIISPLVGAPDFYVPEVRARVIKEILETKAVSKPYLYRIVRQYWQRGQIPNALLPDYRNSGGKGKRRIAKEKKLGRPRVHAEGTGALIDESIEKLFRVVIDKYILNDEKFTLPFAHRRLKKLYDQFFPGTPESEKPTKWQLKHFYDREYGFSERAIKRIPSIVFKKDVRPLVSTATMQALGPGSRYEIDATIADIILVSDTDRNQPVGRPILYVVVDVFTRFVVGWYIGFENPSYVAAIQSLHLAMTDKNELIKSLGIECQDLDWPTPGLPEAILADRGELLGHQIEGLEASFMVRIENTPPYRGDAKGIVERNFRSLQAEFKPFAPGVVTGNTVKKRGGKNYWLDGVLTISEFTEIMISSIIMHNFVDPMERYDRSEDMPPELPSIPVHLWNWGLQNRTGRLRKADSESLRIALLPRHQATTSENGICLFGLYYSSAEVLASGWMHRSAFSNRPDKVTVAYDPDSADEIYLFFKPNSREYWTCKLTDLSREYRGSSLWEVWRKQDAKKKHLYKQKLAADKARAEHEERVESIIKSAIKETPTPTTTNSQRLASVGATRKQQLEKERKNRKPAQPAEAKSAEIISLPNVSDDDGEYPLYVDELFNDGDD, encoded by the coding sequence ATGTATCAGGTAAATGAAGTACTAAGTCTCGATGGCGCGCTATACCGAGTTCTCAAAATTGTAGGGAATCATCTGGTGTGGATCTCAGTTGAGGAAAAAGCAGCATTTCCAACAGTCGAAGAGCTGTCTTCAATTGAAAAGCTAGTGCTGGATGAAAAGCTTGTTCGGGCTGAAGATCCTTATGCCTATCTATTGAATGAAATGCCTGAGCCAGGCTCGAAAGCTGCTGAGAAAAGAGACAATCACTTCCAAATAATCAGCCCATTAGTTGGTGCGCCTGATTTTTATGTTCCAGAAGTTAGAGCCAGAGTAATAAAGGAAATTCTGGAGACTAAAGCCGTCTCTAAACCGTACCTTTATCGCATCGTTAGACAGTATTGGCAGCGTGGCCAAATCCCAAACGCCCTCTTACCCGACTATCGTAATTCTGGCGGTAAAGGAAAGCGGCGAATCGCCAAGGAAAAGAAACTAGGCCGGCCAAGGGTGCACGCAGAAGGCACTGGCGCGCTCATTGACGAGTCGATAGAAAAATTGTTCAGGGTCGTCATCGACAAATACATACTAAACGACGAAAAGTTCACGCTGCCGTTCGCACACCGTCGACTCAAGAAGTTATACGACCAATTCTTTCCTGGTACTCCTGAGTCAGAGAAACCGACAAAGTGGCAGTTGAAGCATTTCTACGACCGTGAGTATGGCTTTAGTGAGAGGGCTATTAAAAGGATACCGAGCATTGTCTTTAAAAAGGATGTCAGGCCACTTGTCAGTACGGCAACGATGCAAGCTCTGGGACCAGGCTCTCGCTATGAAATAGACGCTACTATAGCCGACATTATTTTGGTTTCGGACACTGACCGAAATCAGCCTGTAGGCAGGCCAATTCTTTACGTTGTTGTCGATGTATTCACTCGCTTTGTGGTTGGCTGGTATATCGGTTTTGAAAACCCTTCGTATGTAGCAGCAATCCAATCACTTCATCTAGCGATGACAGATAAAAATGAGCTTATCAAGTCATTAGGGATTGAGTGTCAGGATCTGGACTGGCCAACACCTGGTTTACCTGAGGCTATTTTGGCAGATCGGGGGGAACTGCTGGGTCATCAAATTGAAGGGCTAGAAGCAAGCTTCATGGTGAGGATTGAAAATACCCCGCCCTATCGAGGAGATGCGAAGGGGATTGTAGAGAGAAATTTCCGATCACTCCAAGCCGAGTTCAAGCCTTTTGCTCCAGGAGTTGTGACTGGTAACACAGTTAAAAAGCGTGGAGGAAAGAACTACTGGCTGGATGGCGTTCTCACAATTTCAGAGTTTACTGAAATCATGATCTCATCAATTATCATGCATAACTTTGTTGATCCCATGGAGAGATATGATCGCAGCGAAGATATGCCCCCGGAATTGCCAAGTATTCCTGTTCACTTGTGGAATTGGGGCCTCCAAAACCGAACGGGGCGCTTAAGGAAAGCTGATAGTGAAAGCCTCCGGATTGCTCTGCTGCCACGACACCAAGCGACCACATCCGAAAATGGGATTTGCCTATTCGGGCTCTACTATTCTTCCGCTGAAGTGCTCGCTTCAGGATGGATGCATAGATCTGCATTCTCCAACCGGCCAGATAAAGTTACCGTAGCCTACGATCCAGATAGCGCTGATGAAATTTACCTTTTTTTCAAACCCAACAGTCGCGAGTATTGGACATGTAAGCTGACGGATCTTTCCAGGGAATATAGGGGGAGTTCATTGTGGGAAGTATGGCGAAAGCAGGACGCGAAGAAGAAGCATTTATACAAACAGAAATTAGCCGCTGACAAGGCGCGTGCTGAGCATGAGGAACGTGTTGAAAGCATTATTAAGTCGGCAATAAAGGAAACACCGACTCCTACCACAACCAACTCACAACGATTAGCGAGTGTTGGAGCGACGAGAAAGCAGCAGTTGGAGAAGGAACGCAAAAACAGAAAGCCAGCTCAACCCGCAGAAGCAAAATCTGCAGAGATCATTTCCTTGCCAAATGTCAGCGATGATGACGGAGAGTACCCACTCTACGTAGATGAGCTATTTAATGATGGTGATGACTGA
- the glmU gene encoding bifunctional UDP-N-acetylglucosamine diphosphorylase/glucosamine-1-phosphate N-acetyltransferase GlmU: MSLHIIILAAGQGTRMKSELPKVMHCVAGKPLVQHVIDTARRLEPENITVVYGHKGDVVQAGVTGPGLLWAHQAEQLGTGHAVAQGLQNLSDDGQALILYGDVPLTSAATLKNFLAVSHGKLGVLTVTLDDPAGYGRIVRNDAGSVISIVEQKDATEEQKAINEINTGIMAVPVSRLKEWLPKLSNSNAQGEYYLTDIVALAVESGVDIVTAQPSFLHEVEGVNNRIQLAALERAYQQQVAEELMLSGATLRDPARVDVRGVLNVGCDVEIDVNAVFEGDVTLGDRVKIGPNCVIRNAVIANDVTIEASSIIEDARIDAFATVGPFARLRPGAHLFEKAKVGNFVEIKKADIGPGSKVNHLSYVGDATVGSNVNIGAGTITCNYDGANKFKTLIEDDVFVGSNTALVAPVTLGKGATIGAGSTVTKDVSDKQLAVARAQQRNIDGWTRPVKK, from the coding sequence ATGAGTCTGCACATCATCATTCTCGCAGCCGGCCAAGGTACGCGAATGAAATCCGAGTTGCCGAAAGTGATGCATTGCGTCGCTGGCAAACCCCTGGTTCAGCACGTCATCGACACTGCACGTCGTTTGGAGCCGGAAAACATTACTGTCGTATATGGCCATAAAGGCGATGTGGTTCAGGCGGGGGTAACTGGCCCTGGCCTATTATGGGCGCATCAGGCCGAGCAGCTTGGCACAGGGCATGCAGTAGCTCAGGGGCTGCAGAATTTATCTGATGATGGCCAGGCATTGATTTTATATGGCGATGTGCCGCTCACTTCCGCCGCTACACTGAAAAACTTTCTCGCCGTCAGCCACGGTAAACTGGGCGTTTTGACTGTGACCTTGGACGACCCCGCTGGCTATGGCCGTATCGTCCGCAATGATGCTGGATCGGTGATTTCTATCGTTGAACAAAAAGACGCGACGGAAGAGCAGAAAGCCATTAATGAAATTAACACCGGCATCATGGCTGTGCCGGTCAGCCGGCTGAAAGAGTGGCTACCCAAGCTCTCCAACAGTAATGCCCAAGGTGAATATTATCTGACGGACATCGTCGCCCTTGCGGTTGAAAGCGGGGTAGACATTGTTACTGCGCAACCAAGCTTCCTCCATGAAGTTGAAGGCGTTAATAACAGGATTCAGTTGGCCGCGCTGGAGAGAGCGTATCAACAACAGGTCGCCGAAGAGCTGATGCTGTCCGGCGCGACTCTGCGCGACCCCGCCCGCGTTGACGTTCGGGGCGTGCTTAATGTCGGCTGTGACGTGGAAATTGACGTGAATGCCGTCTTCGAAGGCGATGTCACCCTGGGAGACAGAGTTAAAATCGGTCCGAATTGTGTGATACGAAATGCGGTCATCGCTAATGACGTAACAATCGAAGCCAGCAGTATCATAGAAGACGCTCGTATTGACGCTTTCGCCACGGTTGGACCCTTTGCGCGACTGCGCCCAGGCGCTCATTTATTTGAGAAAGCCAAAGTCGGAAACTTTGTAGAGATCAAGAAAGCCGATATCGGTCCTGGCAGCAAGGTGAATCACCTCAGCTATGTCGGCGATGCCACGGTAGGCTCTAACGTCAATATTGGCGCAGGGACCATCACCTGTAACTATGACGGCGCCAATAAGTTTAAGACGCTTATAGAGGACGATGTTTTCGTTGGCTCCAATACGGCTCTGGTGGCTCCGGTGACTTTGGGTAAAGGGGCGACGATTGGAGCTGGTTCCACTGTGACCAAGGATGTATCTGACAAGCAGCTCGCCGTCGCGCGCGCGCAGCAGCGCAACATAGATGGTTGGACGCGGCCGGTGAAGAAGTAG